One genomic segment of Clostridium estertheticum subsp. estertheticum includes these proteins:
- a CDS encoding RHS repeat domain-containing protein, with protein sequence MGFIEKNIRDSEGNIIKEVNPNYFDEDLQNGLGIEYVYDKDNRKIKTLYPDGGVERFVLDPSGNVIKHISPEYYNAEIDDGLGYSYIYDSMNRLASIINEEKIIDKTFEYDLHGNIIKEIDSEGNATLFKYDLLCNLIEKRVPVEKLTTEELEDNQAISLEKNAISSKQQELKYNVTCYQYDGNSNKTLEKHGTDLVNKEEYCNYYHEIYFEYDKENRLIEVKDKHGAKARYKYDSINNKTYESFKINDTTEKIVHYIYDKAGNLVEKKEEIDGKFISPESKDKNIWAITKYEYDKNGNTTKIITPKGFEIGRVYDVIDRVIEQYEKDEINNIFRSHVYKYDKASNIIALSEYSGKDARLINKKYSSKNDYNIKALGRYEKAKENKKLLKDLKFEEDKKSKTYTYDSQNRLTHFKNVSGNTTRLIYDKNDRIIKQILPEQYDEITDDGLGTTYVYNLKGQVIQVKNALGETITRNTYDPKGNMETSIDGENNKVEYTYTLLGQIKDIVTPNSRKEDKKAQSYKYDARGNITGITDGNGNDTSYTLDDWGRITQILTPEGGAEKYTYDYAGNIVTTTDANGGTITYSYNSLGQVSEIKDQEGNSEFFYYDEEGNLSKQQDRNENIVDRIYNIDKNIVSVKAYKNHKKTIEEISKDKKILNIIDQRYNYNEDGTLKNAYTGNMLYEYSFNDEGMLESKSA encoded by the coding sequence ATGGGATTCATTGAGAAAAATATAAGAGACAGCGAAGGAAACATAATAAAAGAGGTAAATCCAAATTACTTTGATGAGGATTTACAAAATGGTTTAGGCATAGAATATGTCTATGACAAAGATAACAGAAAAATAAAAACACTATATCCAGATGGCGGAGTAGAAAGATTTGTTTTAGACCCTAGTGGAAATGTTATAAAACACATAAGTCCAGAATACTACAATGCAGAAATCGATGATGGACTAGGGTATAGCTATATCTATGATTCAATGAATAGATTAGCTTCTATAATAAATGAAGAAAAAATTATAGACAAAACTTTTGAATATGACCTTCATGGGAATATAATTAAGGAAATAGATAGTGAAGGAAACGCTACTTTATTTAAATATGACTTACTTTGCAATCTAATTGAAAAGAGAGTTCCAGTAGAAAAACTTACAACAGAAGAATTAGAAGATAATCAAGCAATATCACTTGAAAAGAATGCTATAAGTAGTAAGCAACAAGAATTAAAATATAACGTAACTTGTTACCAGTATGATGGAAATAGCAATAAAACATTAGAAAAACATGGAACAGACCTAGTTAATAAAGAAGAGTATTGCAATTACTATCATGAAATCTATTTTGAATATGATAAAGAAAATAGGCTTATCGAAGTTAAAGATAAACATGGGGCAAAAGCAAGATACAAATATGATTCAATAAACAATAAAACCTACGAAAGCTTTAAAATAAATGATACTACAGAAAAAATAGTTCATTATATTTATGATAAGGCAGGAAATTTAGTTGAAAAGAAAGAAGAAATAGATGGTAAGTTTATTTCACCAGAAAGTAAGGACAAAAATATCTGGGCAATCACAAAATATGAATATGATAAAAATGGCAATACTACTAAAATAATAACGCCAAAAGGCTTTGAAATTGGAAGAGTATATGATGTTATAGATAGAGTTATTGAGCAATATGAAAAAGATGAAATAAATAATATCTTTAGAAGCCATGTATATAAATATGATAAAGCCAGCAATATCATAGCTTTAAGTGAATATAGTGGGAAAGATGCAAGACTTATAAACAAAAAATATTCAAGTAAAAATGACTATAACATAAAAGCTCTTGGCAGATATGAAAAAGCTAAGGAAAATAAGAAGTTATTAAAAGACTTAAAGTTTGAGGAAGATAAAAAGAGTAAAACTTATACCTATGATTCTCAAAATAGACTTACTCACTTTAAGAATGTTTCAGGAAATACAACAAGATTAATTTATGATAAAAATGATAGAATAATAAAGCAAATACTACCAGAACAATATGATGAAATTACAGACGATGGGTTAGGTACAACCTATGTTTACAACCTAAAAGGTCAAGTAATCCAGGTTAAAAATGCCCTTGGAGAAACAATAACGAGAAATACTTATGATCCAAAAGGAAATATGGAAACCTCAATTGATGGTGAAAACAACAAGGTTGAGTATACCTACACCTTACTTGGTCAAATTAAGGATATAGTAACTCCAAACTCTAGAAAAGAGGATAAAAAAGCTCAAAGTTATAAGTACGATGCCAGAGGAAACATAACTGGAATTACAGATGGTAATGGAAATGACACAAGCTATACCCTAGATGATTGGGGAAGAATAACTCAAATATTAACTCCAGAAGGTGGAGCTGAAAAGTATACCTATGACTATGCAGGTAATATTGTTACAACAACTGATGCAAATGGTGGAACAATAACTTACAGTTACAATAGTTTAGGACAAGTATCTGAGATAAAGGATCAAGAGGGAAATAGTGAATTTTTCTATTATGATGAAGAAGGAAATTTAAGTAAGCAACAGGACAGAAACGAAAACATAGTGGATAGAATTTACAATATTGATAAAAATATAGTTTCTGTAAAAGCTTATAAAAACCATAAAAAAACAATAGAAGAAATTTCAAAAGATAAAAAGATCTTAAACATTATAGATCAAAGATATAACTATAATGAAGATGGAACACTAAAAAATGCATACACAGGAAACATGTTATATGAGTATAGTTTTAATGATGAAGGAATGCTAGAAAGCAAAAGTGCATAA
- a CDS encoding RHS repeat domain-containing protein yields MLVDYNYAYDLNGNRIEKVSSKHKNNYIYDSMNRLKDSSYDGRQDSFTYDKVGNRHTKTTNDITDKYVYNIKNQLKELHQDSGTNFFTYDKQGNTIKEESNLGANTFEYNNLNQQVKAITKEGNTLVSRYDSEGLRCEIEENEKLTKFIFHKENVLVETDKDFNAISRFT; encoded by the coding sequence GTGTTAGTAGATTATAACTATGCTTATGACTTAAATGGAAATAGAATAGAAAAAGTAAGCTCTAAGCATAAAAATAACTACATCTATGACAGCATGAATAGATTAAAAGATTCAAGCTATGATGGAAGACAAGATAGCTTCACCTATGATAAAGTAGGGAATAGACACACAAAGACAACAAATGATATAACAGATAAATATGTTTATAATATAAAGAACCAATTAAAAGAATTACATCAAGATTCTGGCACAAATTTCTTTACTTATGATAAGCAAGGCAATACAATAAAAGAAGAAAGTAACTTAGGTGCGAACACCTTCGAGTACAATAATTTAAACCAACAAGTTAAAGCTATAACTAAGGAAGGAAATACTTTAGTTAGTAGATATGATAGTGAAGGTTTAAGATGTGAGATTGAAGAAAATGAAAAGTTAACTAAGTTTATTTTCCATAAGGAAAACGTATTAGTTGAAACAGATAAGGACTTTAATGCAATTTCTAGATTCACTTGA
- a CDS encoding RHS repeat-associated core domain-containing protein, giving the protein MTYTGQQFDGIIGQYYLRARFYNPIIGRFTQEDVYRGDGLNLYAYCGSNPVGYFDPSGYDRKKRTPKNNVVSVEIRPDGSKVYTLKYRPKYNKDPNETFDITFDKDETPLFSKHPEHLYNNGGDGSKIVLPNGFNGRDKDKRDAKKIYNEKYGKEIPSKYELEHSNDLETLYVVKEEVHGSVGHTGGNAKAQDLKKEQQNNVTQCKNKGRGHK; this is encoded by the coding sequence ATAACTTATACAGGACAGCAATTTGATGGGATTATAGGGCAATACTACTTGAGAGCTAGATTCTATAACCCTATTATTGGAAGATTTACTCAGGAGGATGTTTATAGAGGCGATGGGTTAAATCTTTATGCTTATTGTGGGAGTAATCCGGTGGGGTATTTTGATCCTAGTGGTTATGATAGAAAGAAACGTACACCCAAAAACAATGTAGTATCTGTAGAAATACGACCAGATGGCAGCAAAGTTTATACTTTAAAATATAGACCTAAATATAATAAAGATCCTAACGAAACTTTCGATATTACTTTTGATAAAGACGAGACACCGTTATTTAGTAAGCACCCTGAACATTTATATAATAATGGAGGGGATGGAAGTAAAATAGTATTACCTAATGGGTTTAATGGCAGGGATAAAGATAAGCGAGATGCAAAAAAAATATATAATGAAAAGTATGGGAAAGAGATACCCTCTAAATATGAACTTGAACATTCAAATGATTTAGAAACATTGTATGTTGTTAAGGAAGAGGTACATGGAAGTGTGGGTCATACTGGAGGTAATGCTAAAGCACAGGACCTTAAGAAAGAACAACAAAATAATGTAACACAATGTAAAAATAAAGGCAGAGGGCATAAATAA
- a CDS encoding tetratricopeptide repeat protein — translation MLTDIFEEDLEALNDYLLAFELDPNDDKVCSLIGNMYSLLNDDENSIKYYKIALKLNSQNYEVWYSLGSAYDVNDKVAEAIECYTTVINGGKHQNHVYYDRGSCYYRNKMYEKALMDLEMFIQLGEPENERTYFLRGNIYECLGNFEEALKEYKKVSSINREDYILDRIVQLYRKFKDVNLLKDEINGIIDVNKINSLSKPDKELVDKQESDIKVEENRDNLNKKIIVYGNITIKEEEKSISIKDLNDFEKYIGNILPEEYRRFILQCNGGKLNPYKFITKDKFIKSCAMNILPLSNNKMPNIKEKYEVFNKGDLIPKNLLAIVMDPTESPICICLKGKNIGKIYYWNSAFEKDFVKPSYKNMHLVADNFDEFISGLYV, via the coding sequence TTGTTAACAGACATTTTTGAAGAAGATTTAGAAGCTTTAAATGATTATCTTTTAGCATTTGAACTTGATCCTAATGATGATAAAGTATGCTCATTAATAGGTAATATGTATTCTCTATTAAATGATGATGAAAATTCAATAAAGTATTATAAGATAGCATTAAAATTAAACTCACAAAATTATGAAGTCTGGTATTCTTTAGGATCAGCTTATGATGTTAATGATAAAGTTGCAGAAGCTATCGAATGCTATACAACTGTTATTAATGGGGGCAAACACCAAAATCATGTTTATTATGATAGAGGTAGTTGTTATTATAGAAATAAAATGTATGAAAAAGCATTAATGGATTTAGAAATGTTTATACAACTGGGGGAACCTGAAAATGAACGGACTTACTTTCTTAGAGGAAATATTTACGAATGTTTAGGAAACTTTGAAGAAGCATTAAAAGAATATAAAAAAGTTTCATCTATAAATAGGGAAGATTATATATTAGATAGAATAGTGCAGTTATATCGTAAATTTAAGGATGTAAATCTTTTAAAAGATGAAATTAACGGAATAATAGATGTGAATAAAATTAATTCATTATCAAAACCAGATAAAGAGCTAGTGGATAAACAAGAGAGTGATATTAAAGTTGAAGAAAATAGAGATAATTTAAATAAAAAAATAATAGTATACGGAAATATAACAATAAAAGAAGAAGAGAAATCTATTTCTATTAAGGATTTAAATGATTTTGAAAAGTATATAGGAAACATATTACCAGAAGAGTATAGAAGATTTATACTTCAATGTAATGGGGGTAAGCTTAATCCCTATAAATTTATAACAAAAGATAAATTTATAAAATCATGTGCTATGAATATATTACCATTATCTAATAATAAAATGCCTAATATAAAAGAGAAATATGAAGTTTTTAATAAAGGGGATTTAATTCCCAAAAATCTTTTAGCAATTGTGATGGATCCAACTGAATCACCAATTTGTATTTGTCTTAAAGGAAAAAACATAGGTAAAATTTATTATTGGAATAGTGCATTTGAAAAAGATTTTGTAAAACCATCATATAAAAATATGCATTTAGTAGCAGACAATTTTGATGAATTTATAAGCGGGTTGTATGTATGA
- a CDS encoding RHS repeat protein: METSIDGENNKVEYTYTLLGQIKDIVTPNSRKENKKAQSYKYDARGNITGITEGNGNQTSYMLDDWGRITQIVTPEGGAEKYTYDYAGNIITTTDANGGTITYSYNSLGQVSEIKDQEGNSEFFYYDEEGNLSKQLDRNENIVDRSYNIDKNIVSVKAYKNHKKTIEEISKEQKILNIIDQRYNYNEDGTLKNAYTGNMLYEYSFNDEGMLESKSASGRTLLSYYYDKNNNIKTIKDISGKSSIYNYDDANRVKEIKDNNENTVVDYVYFKNDNIKSINYGNGLKSNYSYDGDGNVESLVTVTSTGEVLVDYNYAYDLNGNRIEKVSSKHKNHYTYDSMNRLKDSSYDGRQESFTYDKVGNRLSKTTNDITDNYIYNVKNQLKELRQDSGTNHFTYDKQGNTIKEESNIGVNTFEYNTLNQQVKAITKDGNTLVSRYDTEGLRCEIEENEKLTRFIFHKENVLVETDKDYNSVSRFTRGHEVVAADIANGNLASDENRYYYTHDEQGSTVFITDKEQQIKNEYCYDAFGNVLESTEDIRNRITYTGQQFDGITN; the protein is encoded by the coding sequence ATGGAAACCTCGATAGATGGTGAAAACAATAAGGTTGAGTATACTTACACCTTGCTTGGTCAAATTAAGGATATAGTTACTCCAAACTCCAGAAAAGAAAACAAAAAAGCTCAAAGTTATAAATACGATGCTAGAGGGAACATAACTGGAATCACTGAGGGTAACGGAAACCAAACAAGCTACATGTTAGATGATTGGGGAAGAATAACTCAAATAGTAACTCCAGAAGGTGGAGCTGAAAAATACACCTATGACTATGCAGGAAATATTATAACAACAACAGACGCAAATGGTGGAACAATAACTTATAGTTACAATAGTTTAGGCCAAGTATCTGAAATAAAAGATCAAGAAGGAAATAGTGAATTTTTCTATTATGATGAAGAAGGAAACCTAAGTAAGCAGCTAGACAGAAACGAAAATATAGTAGATAGAAGTTATAATATTGATAAAAATATAGTTTCTGTAAAAGCTTATAAAAACCATAAAAAGACAATTGAAGAAATCTCAAAAGAGCAAAAAATCTTAAACATTATAGATCAAAGATATAACTATAATGAAGATGGAACACTAAAAAATGCATACACAGGAAACATGTTATATGAGTATAGTTTTAATGATGAAGGAATGCTGGAAAGCAAAAGTGCATCAGGAAGAACACTTTTAAGTTATTACTATGATAAGAATAATAATATTAAAACTATAAAGGATATCTCAGGTAAAAGTAGTATTTATAATTATGATGATGCAAATAGAGTTAAAGAAATAAAAGATAACAACGAAAACACAGTAGTAGATTATGTTTACTTTAAAAATGACAATATAAAAAGCATAAACTATGGAAATGGTTTAAAGTCAAATTATAGCTATGATGGTGATGGCAATGTTGAGAGCTTAGTTACAGTAACTTCAACAGGTGAAGTGTTAGTTGATTACAATTATGCTTATGACCTAAATGGAAATAGAATAGAAAAAGTGAGCAGTAAACATAAAAACCACTACACCTATGACAGCATGAATAGATTAAAGGATTCAAGCTATGATGGAAGACAAGAAAGCTTTACCTACGATAAGGTAGGCAACAGATTAAGCAAAACAACAAATGATATTACAGATAATTATATTTATAATGTAAAGAACCAACTAAAGGAATTACGCCAAGATTCTGGCACAAATCACTTTACTTATGATAAACAAGGCAATACAATAAAAGAAGAAAGTAACATAGGTGTAAACACCTTCGAGTACAATACCTTAAACCAACAGGTTAAAGCTATAACTAAGGATGGAAATACCTTAGTAAGTAGATATGATACTGAAGGCTTAAGATGTGAGATTGAAGAAAATGAAAAGTTAACAAGATTTATATTCCATAAGGAAAATGTATTAGTTGAAACAGATAAGGATTATAATTCGGTTTCAAGATTTACTAGAGGGCATGAAGTTGTTGCTGCTGATATTGCTAATGGAAATTTAGCGTCAGATGAAAATAGATATTATTATACTCATGATGAGCAAGGTAGCACCGTTTTTATTACAGACAAGGAGCAACAAATAAAAAATGAGTATTGTTATGATGCTTTTGGAAATGTTTTAGAAAGCACTGAGGATATTCGTAATAGGATAACTTATACAGGGCAGCAGTTTGATGGAATAACGAATTAA
- a CDS encoding RHS repeat-associated core domain-containing protein — MRARFYNPVIGRFTQEDVYRGDGLNLYGYCGSNPVGYCDPSGYKCASKQSAFGKVADEDLKRYNDHWDNVAAAEGMLPDYNRAIKKYDVFGDYYEAKLKYEKTFKWGTDIKEMDIDYFNNKAEKLKELSDNNQLSKTKSKRNQSITRSYKEYMKEDSVQKYKDNPTELKKAIKRVNKMDPDHIWELQLGGPDEWKNLKMAEMYTNRKIGINISAQLRNVAENGRIKIVIER, encoded by the coding sequence TTGAGGGCTAGATTTTATAACCCTGTTATTGGGAGATTTACTCAGGAGGATGTTTATAGAGGTGATGGGCTAAATCTTTATGGGTATTGTGGGAGTAATCCGGTGGGGTATTGTGATCCTAGTGGGTACAAATGTGCTAGCAAACAAAGTGCATTTGGAAAGGTAGCTGATGAAGATTTAAAACGATACAATGACCATTGGGATAATGTTGCAGCAGCCGAAGGAATGTTACCAGATTATAATAGAGCAATTAAAAAATATGATGTATTTGGCGATTACTATGAAGCAAAATTAAAATATGAGAAAACATTTAAATGGGGAACTGACATAAAGGAAATGGATATAGATTATTTTAATAATAAAGCCGAAAAGTTAAAAGAATTAAGTGATAATAATCAATTAAGTAAAACAAAATCTAAACGTAATCAAAGTATTACAAGATCTTATAAAGAATATATGAAAGAAGATTCAGTACAAAAGTACAAAGATAATCCTACAGAATTAAAGAAGGCAATTAAAAGGGTTAATAAGATGGATCCTGATCATATTTGGGAGTTGCAATTAGGAGGACCCGATGAATGGAAAAATCTTAAAATGGCTGAAATGTATACAAATAGAAAAATAGGAATAAATATAAGTGCTCAGTTGAGAAATGTGGCTGAAAATGGAAGAATAAAAATAGTTATTGAAAGGTGA
- a CDS encoding RHS repeat-associated core domain-containing protein produces MADGDLVGNRYYYTQDEQGSTAHITDKEQQIKNEYCYDAFGNVLESTEDVHNRITYTGQQFDGITNQYYLRARFYNPVIGRFTQDDVYRGDGLNLYSYCGNNPVGYCDPSGYKSKCGSKIQAINDTEVADNPRSAVQYNTFHQFELDNNFYYASDSVQFRQANKSVVERLNSDTVFRKDMFRRNPELKTWLDNNPNLSNSPTELTWHHSEETGFLKLVDRTDHSTNSSIYHPTGNGGRDMWGGGKLGRIGKLDKFGKIKK; encoded by the coding sequence ATGGCTGATGGAGATTTAGTGGGTAATAGATATTATTACACTCAAGATGAACAAGGTAGCACAGCCCATATTACAGACAAAGAGCAACAAATAAAAAATGAGTATTGTTATGATGCTTTTGGTAATGTTTTAGAAAGTACTGAAGATGTTCATAATAGGATAACTTATACAGGGCAGCAGTTTGATGGAATAACGAATCAATACTATTTGAGAGCTAGATTTTATAACCCTGTTATTGGAAGATTTACGCAGGATGATGTTTATAGGGGTGATGGGTTAAATCTTTATAGTTATTGTGGAAATAATCCTGTGGGGTATTGTGATCCTAGTGGGTATAAGTCAAAATGTGGAAGTAAGATACAGGCTATAAATGATACTGAGGTGGCGGATAATCCTAGAAGTGCAGTGCAGTATAATACATTCCACCAATTTGAGTTAGATAATAATTTTTATTATGCAAGTGATTCAGTTCAATTTAGACAAGCTAATAAATCAGTTGTAGAAAGACTAAATAGCGATACTGTGTTCAGAAAAGATATGTTTAGAAGAAATCCAGAATTAAAAACATGGTTGGATAATAATCCTAATTTATCTAACAGCCCAACAGAGCTTACATGGCATCATTCTGAAGAAACTGGATTTTTGAAATTAGTTGATAGAACTGACCATAGTACTAATTCCAGTATATATCATCCAACTGGAAATGGAGGAAGAGATATGTGGGGAGGAGGTAAGCTAGGGAGAATAGGAAAATTGGATAAGTTTGGAAAAATTAAAAAGTAA
- a CDS encoding DUF7716 domain-containing protein: MLTKNKEYKFYQIINELRNIYLQDGSKKLYQDNNWCVYSQLDNVELKSNCYIDEYPEIDDTSFEEKSPSFIEERELQLIFRDELLQDVIVSTLSRKENASNEELLESIHYYDDNDTFLEL; the protein is encoded by the coding sequence ATGTTAACAAAGAATAAAGAATACAAATTTTATCAAATAATTAATGAATTAAGAAATATATATTTGCAAGATGGATCTAAAAAACTGTATCAAGACAATAATTGGTGTGTATATTCACAATTGGATAATGTTGAGTTAAAATCAAATTGTTATATAGATGAGTACCCTGAAATTGATGATACAAGTTTTGAAGAAAAATCACCAAGTTTTATTGAGGAAAGAGAGTTGCAACTTATTTTTAGAGATGAATTATTACAAGATGTAATAGTATCCACATTGAGTAGAAAAGAAAATGCATCAAATGAAGAGTTGCTTGAATCAATTCATTATTACGATGATAATGACACTTTTTTGGAATTGTAG
- a CDS encoding HNH/ENDO VII family nuclease: MYQCNDIEWEHIRTDGKSGFIGKTNSQAAASGLEPQLSDGNFATLHHTGQDSRGALAEASTRYHGVGKYGQDILHSQYGKNKPNPKFPIDRKKFSVDTREYWKFRVENK, encoded by the coding sequence GTGTATCAATGTAATGATATTGAGTGGGAGCATATTCGTACTGACGGGAAAAGTGGATTTATAGGAAAAACTAATTCACAAGCAGCTGCCAGTGGGTTAGAACCACAATTATCTGATGGAAATTTTGCAACTTTGCATCATACAGGACAAGATTCAAGAGGAGCTTTAGCTGAGGCAAGTACCAGATATCATGGTGTTGGTAAGTATGGACAAGACATATTACACAGCCAATATGGGAAAAATAAACCTAACCCTAAATTCCCGATTGACAGGAAAAAATTTAGTGTTGATACTCGTGAATATTGGAAATTTCGTGTGGAAAATAAATAG
- a CDS encoding SMI1/KNR4 family protein produces the protein MENIKELRKRYIKLYPDDGINKVDLDKIEVNLGIELPKDFCEIALFYGGELLSGIDTFSFSCDRANTNIIAETIRIRSAIGLPSRFIVLGEPPESLIVMDTENTPSIIWCDAMDVSRLDDNSFISKTDKWNTYFGAMSIKSTN, from the coding sequence ATGGAAAATATAAAAGAATTAAGAAAAAGATATATAAAGTTATACCCTGATGATGGGATTAATAAAGTGGATTTAGATAAAATAGAGGTTAATCTTGGAATAGAGTTACCTAAAGATTTTTGTGAAATAGCGTTATTTTATGGTGGAGAATTACTTAGTGGAATCGATACTTTTTCATTTTCGTGTGATAGAGCTAATACAAATATTATTGCTGAGACAATTAGAATTAGGTCTGCTATAGGGCTACCATCTAGATTTATAGTGTTGGGAGAACCTCCAGAAAGCCTTATTGTTATGGATACAGAGAACACGCCTTCTATTATTTGGTGTGATGCTATGGATGTTTCAAGGTTAGATGATAATTCCTTTATTTCAAAAACGGATAAATGGAATACGTATTTTGGTGCTATGTCAATAAAAAGTACAAATTAA
- a CDS encoding IS3 family transposase codes for MTEAIFLEVQNECEDLKGKRRVSVSKVLNILGVSRSGYNSWMHRLPTNQQKRMQSVKGEIQRIYDKSYQNYGAPKITKEIQKYGEKISERTVGKYMRELGIKAQYIKPYTITTKNSDFSSKLENILNEQFNPLAPNTVWCTDITYIWTNAGFVYLTSIMDLYSRKIIAWTLTETLQVSCVIDTINKAKDNREMINPIIIHSDRGSQYVSSEYKKVTTNMTTSYSKKAFPWDNACIESFHAIIKREWINRFKIKNYICAYALIFEYIEAFYNTVRIHSHCNYMSPVEFEIAYEKATNLSILNAS; via the coding sequence TTGACAGAAGCAATTTTTCTTGAAGTACAAAACGAATGTGAAGACCTCAAGGGAAAACGCCGGGTTTCTGTCAGCAAAGTGCTTAATATATTAGGCGTTTCACGATCGGGATATAACTCATGGATGCATCGTCTTCCTACAAATCAGCAAAAGAGAATGCAATCTGTAAAGGGAGAAATCCAGAGAATCTATGATAAATCGTACCAAAATTATGGTGCTCCTAAAATTACAAAAGAAATACAAAAATATGGTGAAAAAATATCAGAACGTACTGTTGGAAAATATATGAGAGAACTCGGAATAAAAGCCCAGTATATAAAACCATATACTATTACTACAAAAAATTCTGATTTCAGCAGCAAACTTGAAAACATACTTAATGAGCAATTTAATCCACTTGCTCCAAATACAGTTTGGTGCACAGATATCACATATATTTGGACGAATGCAGGTTTTGTATATCTTACTAGCATTATGGATTTGTATTCTAGAAAGATTATAGCTTGGACGCTCACAGAGACTCTTCAGGTATCCTGTGTTATTGATACAATTAATAAAGCCAAGGATAACAGGGAAATGATTAACCCAATCATTATACACAGTGACAGAGGCAGCCAGTATGTCTCTAGTGAATATAAAAAGGTAACTACCAACATGACTACTAGTTATTCAAAAAAAGCCTTCCCATGGGATAATGCATGTATTGAATCTTTCCATGCAATTATCAAACGTGAATGGATAAACCGGTTTAAAATTAAAAATTACATTTGTGCGTATGCTCTTATATTTGAATACATCGAAGCATTTTACAATACAGTAAGAATTCATAGCCATTGCAACTATATGTCACCTGTTGAGTTTGAAATAGCATATGAAAAAGCAACCAACCTTAGTATATTAAACGCAAGTTAA
- a CDS encoding RHS repeat domain-containing protein, with protein sequence MLSPYAYDLNGNRIEKVSSKHKNNYTYDSMNRLKDSSYDGRQESFTYDKVGNRLTKTTNGITDKYVYNVKNQLKELHQDSSTNLFTYDKQGNTIKEESNLGAKTFE encoded by the coding sequence ATGCTATCACCATATGCTTATGATTTAAATGGTAATAGAATAGAAAAAGTAAGCAGCAAACATAAAAACAACTACACCTATGACAGCATGAATAGATTAAAAGATTCAAGCTATGATGGAAGACAAGAAAGCTTCACCTATGATAAAGTAGGGAATAGATTAACAAAAACAACAAATGGTATAACTGATAAATATGTTTATAATGTAAAGAATCAGCTAAAGGAATTACACCAAGATTCCAGCACAAATCTCTTTACTTATGATAAGCAAGGCAATACAATAAAAGAAGAAAGTAACCTAGGGGCAAAAACCTTCGAGTAA